From one Pseudactinotalea sp. HY158 genomic stretch:
- the sucB gene encoding 2-oxoglutarate dehydrogenase, E2 component, dihydrolipoamide succinyltransferase — MSQSVKMPALGESVTEGTVTRWLKSVGDTIEVDEPLLEVATDKVDTEVPSPVAGVIEKILVEEDETVEVGTDLVLIGDGSGAGAESAPAEPAQSAPASPAPEPAPQSAPASAPASAAAAPAPAEQSAPAEPSAPAGGGSSGEAITMPALGESVTEGTVTRWLKAVGEDVALDEPLLEVATDKVDTEVPSPVEGTLLEIVVGEDETVEVGTTLAYVGSGAPAPAASAPAAPASAAPAASAPAAPAASAAPAPAAPAASAPVPAPAAPAASAAAPSTPAPAAVAASSYVTPLVRKLAADNGVDLSSVTGTGVGGRIRKQDVLEAAEARKAAEAAQAARSTQSAAAPAAQSVPAKPSTKQPVSPLRGTREPMSRLRKVVASRMVESLQTSAQLTTVLEVDMTNVARLRARAKDEFLAREGAKLTYLPFFTLAATEALKAYPKLNASIDGDEIVYHGSENLGIAVDTERGLVVPVIKDAGDLNIGGFARKIGDLAARTRSNKAGPDELSGGTFTITNTGSGGALFDTPILLQPQVGILGVGTIVKRPVVVADDYGADMIAIRHMVYLAISYDHRLVDGADAARFLTAIKNRLEEGAFEADLGL; from the coding sequence ATGTCACAGTCTGTGAAGATGCCGGCCCTCGGCGAGAGCGTCACCGAAGGCACCGTCACCCGTTGGCTGAAGTCCGTGGGTGACACCATCGAGGTCGACGAGCCGCTGCTCGAGGTCGCGACCGACAAGGTCGACACCGAAGTTCCCTCCCCGGTCGCCGGCGTGATCGAGAAGATCCTCGTGGAGGAGGACGAGACCGTCGAGGTCGGGACCGACCTGGTCCTCATCGGCGACGGCTCCGGCGCCGGCGCGGAGTCCGCTCCCGCCGAGCCCGCGCAGTCCGCCCCGGCCTCCCCGGCCCCGGAGCCGGCACCGCAATCAGCACCGGCGTCGGCGCCCGCCTCCGCGGCAGCGGCCCCCGCTCCCGCCGAACAATCCGCTCCCGCCGAGCCGTCCGCCCCCGCCGGCGGCGGCAGCAGCGGTGAGGCCATCACGATGCCTGCCCTCGGTGAGAGTGTGACCGAGGGAACCGTGACGCGCTGGCTCAAGGCCGTCGGCGAGGACGTCGCCCTGGACGAGCCGCTGCTCGAGGTGGCGACCGACAAGGTCGACACCGAGGTCCCCTCGCCGGTCGAGGGCACCCTGCTGGAGATCGTCGTCGGGGAGGACGAGACCGTCGAGGTCGGCACGACCCTCGCCTACGTCGGCTCCGGGGCCCCGGCCCCCGCCGCGTCGGCACCAGCCGCCCCGGCCAGTGCCGCGCCGGCCGCCTCGGCTCCCGCAGCGCCTGCCGCCTCGGCGGCTCCGGCGCCCGCAGCACCCGCCGCCTCGGCTCCCGTGCCGGCACCCGCGGCTCCTGCCGCGTCCGCTGCCGCTCCGAGCACACCGGCGCCGGCGGCCGTGGCCGCGTCGTCCTACGTGACCCCGCTCGTGCGCAAGCTCGCCGCGGACAACGGTGTGGACCTGTCGTCGGTGACCGGCACCGGCGTCGGCGGACGGATCCGCAAGCAGGACGTGCTCGAGGCCGCCGAGGCCCGCAAGGCGGCCGAAGCCGCCCAGGCGGCCCGGTCGACCCAGTCGGCGGCTGCCCCTGCGGCGCAGTCGGTCCCGGCCAAGCCGAGCACGAAGCAGCCGGTCTCGCCGCTGCGCGGCACCCGCGAGCCCATGTCCCGGCTCCGTAAGGTCGTCGCGTCCCGGATGGTGGAGTCGCTGCAGACGAGCGCGCAGCTCACCACCGTGCTCGAGGTCGACATGACCAACGTGGCCCGTCTCCGGGCCCGCGCGAAGGACGAGTTCCTGGCCCGGGAGGGCGCCAAGCTCACCTACCTGCCGTTCTTCACGCTCGCCGCGACCGAGGCGCTCAAGGCCTACCCGAAGCTCAACGCGAGCATCGACGGCGACGAGATCGTCTACCACGGCTCCGAGAACCTCGGCATCGCGGTCGACACCGAGCGCGGCCTCGTGGTGCCCGTGATCAAGGACGCCGGCGACCTGAACATCGGTGGGTTCGCCCGGAAGATCGGCGACCTCGCCGCCCGGACCCGGTCGAACAAGGCCGGACCGGACGAGCTGAGCGGCGGCACGTTCACGATCACGAACACGGGCAGCGGCGGGGCGCTCTTCGACACCCCGATCCTGCTGCAGCCACAGGTCGGCATCCTCGGTGTCGGCACGATCGTCAAGCGGCCCGTCGTCGTCGCCGACGACTACGGCGCCGACATGATCGCGATCCGCCACATGGTCTACCTCGCGATCTCCTACGACCACCGGCTCGTGGACGGCGCCGACGCGGCGCGATTCCTCACCGCGATCAAGAACCGGCTCGAAGAGGGCGCGTTCGAGGCCGACCTGGGCCTCTGA
- the glnA gene encoding type I glutamate--ammonia ligase, which translates to MFTSPDEAIAYIQQNDVEFVDIRFCDLPGVMQHFNMPVGAFAAEAFTEGLMFDGSSIRGFQAIHESDMKLVPDVDTAYVDPFRARKTLVMNFSIVDPFTGEPYSRDPRTVAAKAEAYLASTGIADTVFFGPEAEFYVFDDIRYQSTPQSSFYHIDSAEAAWNTGREEPGGNLGYKTRFKGGYFPVGPNDQMADLRDEMVGVLGQVGLNVERAHHEVGTAGQQEINYTFDTLRRSADDLMKFKYVIKNVAWNNSKAATFMPKPLFGDNGSGMHCHQSLWKGGRPLFYDERGYGGLSDLARWYIGGLLAHAPSLLAFTNPSVNSYHRLVPGFEAPVNLVYSARNRSACIRIPVTGTSAKAKRVEFRVPDPSANPYLAFSAMLMAGIDGIRNRIEPPEPIDKDLYELPPAEHAQIEQVPASLPEVLEALEADHDYLTEGGVFTPDLIETWVDYKRTHEVDPIRVRPHPYEYEMYFDL; encoded by the coding sequence ATGTTCACCAGCCCCGACGAAGCGATCGCGTATATCCAGCAGAACGACGTCGAGTTCGTGGACATACGGTTCTGTGACCTGCCGGGGGTGATGCAGCACTTCAACATGCCGGTGGGTGCCTTCGCCGCGGAGGCGTTCACCGAGGGGCTCATGTTCGACGGCTCCTCGATCCGGGGCTTCCAGGCGATCCACGAATCCGACATGAAGCTCGTGCCGGACGTCGACACGGCCTACGTCGACCCGTTCCGCGCCCGTAAGACCCTCGTGATGAACTTCTCGATCGTCGACCCGTTCACCGGTGAGCCCTACAGCCGGGACCCGCGCACCGTGGCCGCCAAGGCCGAGGCCTACCTCGCCTCGACCGGGATCGCCGACACGGTGTTCTTCGGCCCGGAGGCCGAGTTCTACGTCTTCGACGACATTCGCTACCAGTCCACGCCGCAGTCGAGCTTCTATCACATCGACTCGGCCGAGGCCGCGTGGAACACCGGCCGGGAGGAGCCCGGCGGCAACCTCGGCTACAAGACCCGCTTCAAGGGCGGCTACTTCCCGGTCGGGCCGAACGACCAGATGGCCGACCTGCGTGACGAGATGGTCGGCGTGCTCGGGCAGGTGGGCCTCAACGTCGAGCGCGCCCACCACGAGGTCGGCACGGCCGGGCAGCAGGAGATCAACTACACGTTCGACACCCTGCGCCGCAGCGCCGACGACCTCATGAAGTTCAAGTACGTGATCAAGAACGTGGCCTGGAACAACAGCAAGGCGGCCACGTTCATGCCCAAGCCGCTCTTCGGCGACAACGGCTCGGGCATGCACTGCCACCAGAGCCTGTGGAAGGGCGGCCGGCCGCTGTTCTACGACGAGCGCGGCTATGGCGGCCTGTCGGACCTGGCCCGCTGGTACATCGGCGGCCTGCTCGCCCACGCGCCGAGCCTGCTCGCGTTCACGAACCCGTCGGTCAACTCCTACCACCGGCTCGTGCCGGGGTTCGAGGCGCCGGTCAACCTCGTGTATTCGGCCCGGAACCGCTCCGCGTGCATCCGCATCCCCGTGACCGGCACCTCCGCCAAGGCCAAGCGCGTGGAGTTCCGCGTGCCGGACCCCTCGGCGAACCCCTACCTCGCGTTCTCGGCGATGCTCATGGCCGGGATCGACGGGATCCGCAACCGCATCGAGCCGCCCGAGCCGATCGACAAGGACCTCTACGAGCTCCCCCCGGCCGAGCACGCCCAGATCGAGCAGGTGCCGGCGTCGCTGCCCGAGGTGCTCGAGGCCCTCGAGGCGGACCACGACTACCTGACCGAGGGGGGCGTGTTCACCCCCGACCTCATCGAGACGTGGGTCGACTACAAGCGCACCCACGAGGTCGACCCGATCCGGGTGCGCCCGCACCCCTACGAGTACGAGATGTACTTCGACCTGTAG
- a CDS encoding DUF4191 domain-containing protein, producing MAKKNATEPKAPKVKKRRWYHQVWEIFRDVRRSEPSITWKLLGIILGLAALGVAVGFLLDHPIYAGILGFMISLPIAMLILGRKAERHAYGRIEGQPGAVSAALGTIRRGWNIESEPVAVDPRHQDMVFRAVGRAGVVLVSEGPSHRVRKLFTQETRRVTRVVPNVPVIEIEAGRGEGQVPLPKIARAVQKQKAQLTKLQVAEVSKRLRALQQSRLPIPKGVDPMKARPDRKGMRGR from the coding sequence ATGGCAAAGAAGAACGCAACCGAGCCGAAGGCCCCCAAGGTCAAGAAGCGCCGGTGGTACCACCAGGTCTGGGAGATCTTCCGGGACGTCCGCCGGTCCGAACCGTCGATCACCTGGAAGCTCCTGGGAATCATCCTCGGCCTGGCCGCCCTCGGCGTGGCCGTCGGGTTCCTGCTCGACCACCCGATCTACGCGGGCATCCTCGGATTCATGATCTCGCTGCCGATCGCGATGCTCATCCTCGGGCGCAAGGCCGAACGGCACGCCTACGGGCGGATCGAGGGGCAGCCGGGTGCCGTCTCCGCCGCGCTCGGAACGATCCGCCGGGGCTGGAACATCGAGTCCGAGCCGGTCGCCGTCGACCCGCGCCATCAGGACATGGTGTTCCGGGCCGTGGGCCGCGCCGGCGTCGTGCTCGTGTCCGAGGGGCCCTCGCACCGGGTGCGCAAGCTCTTCACCCAGGAGACCCGTCGGGTCACGCGCGTCGTGCCGAACGTGCCGGTCATCGAGATCGAGGCCGGTCGTGGGGAGGGGCAGGTGCCGCTGCCGAAGATCGCGCGTGCCGTGCAGAAGCAGAAGGCCCAGCTGACGAAGCTGCAGGTGGCCGAGGTGTCGAAGCGCCTGCGTGCCCTGCAGCAGTCCCGCCTGCCGATTCCCAAGGGTGTCGACCCGATGAAGGCGCGGCCGGACCGCAAGGGCATGCGCGGCCGCTGA
- the lpdA gene encoding dihydrolipoyl dehydrogenase, with protein MSQTYDLVILGAGSGGYAAALRGAELGMSVALVEADKVGGTCLHRGCIPTKALLHAAEVADSAKSSGDFGVQATFEGIDMPKVNSYKDGVVSRLYKGLAGLVSARKVELVQGWGTLTGPNTVQVGDRTLTGKNIVLASGSYARSLPGLEIGGRVITSDQALTLDYVPGSAVILGGGVIGVEFASVWRSFGAEVTVVEALPNLVPNEDIALSKGLERAFRKRGIKASTGVRFAGVEQNDQGVVVSLEDGTTLEAEVLLVAVGRGPATADLGYEAQGLRMERGFVLTDDNLHTGVGNIYAVGDITPGLQLAHRGFAHGIFVAEHIAGLNPMPIVESGIPRVTYCEPEVASVGLTEAEAKEAHGEVETVEYNLAGNGKSSILGTTGFVKLVRAKDGPIVGVHMLGTRMGEQVGEGQLIVNWEAYPEDVANLIHAHPTQNEALGEAALALAGKPLHSHN; from the coding sequence GTGAGCCAGACCTACGACCTCGTCATCCTGGGCGCCGGCAGCGGCGGTTATGCCGCGGCCCTTCGGGGAGCCGAGCTCGGAATGAGCGTTGCCCTGGTGGAAGCCGACAAGGTGGGCGGCACGTGCCTCCACCGCGGCTGTATCCCCACGAAGGCGTTGCTGCATGCGGCGGAAGTGGCCGATTCGGCCAAGTCGAGCGGCGACTTCGGCGTGCAGGCCACGTTCGAAGGTATCGACATGCCCAAGGTGAACAGCTACAAGGACGGGGTCGTCTCCCGCCTGTACAAGGGCCTCGCAGGCCTCGTCTCCGCCCGCAAGGTGGAGCTCGTGCAGGGCTGGGGCACCCTGACCGGCCCGAACACCGTGCAGGTCGGCGACCGCACCCTCACGGGCAAGAACATCGTGCTCGCCTCCGGCTCCTACGCGCGATCGCTGCCGGGCCTGGAGATCGGCGGCCGGGTCATCACCTCGGATCAGGCGCTCACCCTCGACTACGTCCCGGGCAGCGCCGTCATCCTCGGGGGCGGCGTCATCGGGGTGGAGTTCGCCAGCGTCTGGCGCTCCTTCGGCGCCGAGGTGACCGTGGTCGAGGCGCTCCCGAACCTCGTACCGAACGAGGACATCGCGCTGAGCAAGGGCCTCGAGCGGGCGTTCCGCAAGCGCGGCATCAAGGCATCGACCGGCGTCCGTTTCGCCGGCGTCGAGCAGAACGACCAGGGCGTCGTCGTCAGCCTCGAGGACGGCACGACCCTCGAGGCCGAGGTGCTGCTCGTGGCCGTCGGCCGCGGCCCCGCCACGGCCGACCTCGGCTACGAGGCGCAGGGCCTGCGCATGGAGCGCGGTTTCGTGCTCACCGACGACAACCTCCACACCGGCGTCGGCAACATCTACGCCGTCGGAGACATCACTCCGGGCCTGCAGCTCGCCCACCGCGGCTTCGCGCACGGCATCTTCGTGGCCGAGCACATCGCCGGGCTGAACCCGATGCCGATCGTCGAGTCGGGAATCCCCCGCGTCACCTACTGCGAGCCCGAGGTCGCCTCCGTCGGCCTGACCGAGGCCGAGGCCAAGGAGGCCCACGGCGAGGTCGAGACCGTCGAGTACAACCTCGCCGGCAACGGCAAGAGCTCCATCCTCGGCACGACCGGCTTCGTCAAGCTCGTCCGCGCCAAGGACGGCCCGATCGTCGGCGTCCACATGCTCGGCACCCGCATGGGTGAGCAGGTCGGAGAGGGGCAGCTCATCGTCAACTGGGAGGCCTACCCCGAAGACGTGGCCAACCTCATCCACGCCCACCCGACGCAGAACGAGGCCCTGGGCGAGGCCGCGCTGGCACTCGCCGGCAAGCCGCTGCACTCCCACAACTGA
- a CDS encoding TIGR01777 family oxidoreductase, whose amino-acid sequence MVVLLAGASGLLGSALTRSLAARGQTIRRLVRREPTAPGQVRWDPSRDLDGEVLDGVSAVINLGGAGVSDRRWTRARKRLLLDSRVGPTSTLSRAIARKVAGGSRIRYLQAGAIGWYGDGGEHDLTESMPAGSTPLAHLCRAWEAAAGPAREAGAEVVTLRTGIVLSPHGGAMGPLLPLIKLGLAGPLGPGTQWWAWIHVDDWVGAVIHVLESDHVGPVNLTAPHPSRNRDVIAALARAAHRPSLIRAPGWALRVALDGFGEEILRSQRAVPHVLTELGYSFVHPEVDSAARAVMCR is encoded by the coding sequence ATGGTCGTCCTCCTCGCCGGCGCCTCCGGCCTCCTCGGATCCGCGCTGACCCGATCGCTCGCCGCGCGCGGGCAGACGATACGCCGGCTCGTGCGCCGCGAGCCCACCGCGCCCGGCCAGGTCCGCTGGGACCCCTCCCGCGACCTCGACGGGGAGGTCCTCGACGGCGTGAGCGCCGTGATCAACCTCGGCGGGGCCGGGGTCTCGGACCGCCGCTGGACCCGCGCCCGCAAGCGGCTGCTCCTCGACTCCCGGGTCGGTCCCACGTCGACCCTCTCCCGGGCGATCGCCCGAAAGGTGGCCGGTGGCTCCCGGATCCGCTACCTCCAGGCGGGGGCGATCGGCTGGTACGGCGACGGCGGCGAGCACGACCTCACCGAGTCGATGCCCGCCGGTTCCACGCCACTGGCCCACCTGTGCCGCGCCTGGGAGGCGGCGGCCGGGCCGGCGCGGGAGGCCGGGGCCGAGGTGGTCACGCTCCGCACGGGCATCGTGCTCAGCCCCCACGGCGGCGCCATGGGCCCGCTCCTCCCGCTCATCAAGCTGGGACTGGCGGGCCCCCTCGGCCCGGGCACGCAGTGGTGGGCCTGGATCCACGTCGACGACTGGGTCGGCGCCGTGATCCATGTGCTCGAGAGCGATCACGTCGGCCCCGTCAATCTCACCGCGCCCCACCCGAGCCGCAACCGCGACGTCATCGCCGCACTCGCCCGGGCCGCCCACCGCCCCTCCCTCATCCGGGCGCCGGGCTGGGCCCTGCGGGTCGCACTCGACGGTTTCGGCGAGGAGATCCTCCGCTCCCAACGCGCCGTGCCGCACGTGCTGACCGAGCTGGGCTACTCCTTCGTCCATCCGGAGGTGGACTCCGCCGCCCGCGCCGTCATGTGCCGCTGA
- a CDS encoding protein kinase, giving the protein MSGSAPFPLPAAAAADLRVLGPLGFGIGGTLWSAALPGGERVAVRHVAPPESGRLRSRERFEALTEVRSAHIARVREVRPVEGGLLVVSDLVPGPTLATVRAGTAGLSRPECWRLLVDLCEGLAALHARGLIHGDVAPANIVLCPTMGDGRVREAPEVRGVDEGNEGHEGHGGHRGTRPVLVDLGGSGDWEDGTAGFRAPELRTGAPAGAAADVWSAATVALWAVAEHERARLSAELAAALAAEPAARPTARALLDTGRTVAAETIEIPDPAGLARARLREQAQRDPTRLARGHRARRAHRPRRAPSTRPIRRADRHRRRPRRDPARSPERPQLPHLPHRRDRQDRQDEYHRRWIVRLARVVAIAVTAVAVALGAGTIAGGPERAPTGPEVGRSDAPASTVEPADAVRALTRLRDAALNDGDGPALLRLAAPGSPAERGDAALAEALRRRHPLDLETRTEVVAIGGSAAAPRVRVLLSQEKHERVDAAGRTWQVAGSGARCVELELSASAGRWRVWEVEACGIG; this is encoded by the coding sequence ATGTCCGGATCGGCCCCGTTCCCGCTTCCCGCCGCCGCGGCGGCGGACCTTCGCGTGCTGGGGCCGCTGGGCTTCGGCATCGGTGGCACGCTGTGGTCGGCGGCCCTTCCGGGCGGGGAGCGGGTCGCCGTCCGGCACGTCGCGCCGCCCGAGTCCGGCCGGCTGCGTTCCCGCGAGCGGTTCGAGGCCCTGACCGAGGTGCGCAGCGCCCACATCGCCCGGGTGCGGGAGGTGCGCCCGGTCGAGGGCGGCCTGCTCGTCGTCTCCGATCTGGTGCCCGGGCCCACGCTGGCGACCGTGCGGGCCGGAACGGCGGGCCTGAGCAGGCCCGAGTGCTGGCGCCTGCTCGTGGACCTGTGCGAGGGCCTGGCGGCCCTGCACGCGCGCGGACTCATCCACGGTGACGTGGCCCCGGCGAACATCGTGCTGTGCCCGACGATGGGCGACGGCCGGGTGCGCGAGGCACCGGAGGTTCGCGGGGTCGACGAGGGGAACGAGGGGCACGAGGGGCACGGTGGCCATCGGGGAACGCGCCCGGTGCTGGTCGACCTCGGCGGCTCCGGCGACTGGGAGGACGGAACGGCCGGATTCCGTGCGCCGGAACTGCGCACGGGCGCGCCCGCGGGTGCGGCGGCCGACGTCTGGTCCGCCGCGACGGTGGCCCTGTGGGCGGTGGCGGAGCACGAGCGTGCCCGGCTGAGCGCGGAGCTCGCGGCGGCGCTGGCCGCCGAGCCCGCCGCCCGGCCCACGGCGCGGGCGCTGCTCGACACCGGCCGAACCGTGGCGGCGGAGACGATCGAGATCCCGGACCCGGCCGGCCTGGCCCGGGCACGTCTGCGGGAGCAGGCTCAGCGAGATCCCACCCGGCTCGCCCGCGGCCACCGTGCCCGCCGTGCCCACCGTCCCCGCCGTGCCCCCAGTACCCGTCCCATTCGCCGTGCCGATCGGCACCGCCGACGACCCCGGCGCGACCCGGCCCGCAGCCCTGAGCGACCCCAGCTGCCCCACCTACCCCACCGGCGCGACCGGCAGGACCGGCAGGACGAGTACCACCGACGCTGGATCGTCCGGCTCGCGCGGGTCGTGGCGATCGCGGTCACGGCGGTCGCCGTCGCCCTCGGGGCGGGAACCATCGCCGGCGGCCCCGAACGGGCGCCCACCGGGCCCGAGGTGGGCCGGAGCGACGCCCCCGCGTCCACGGTCGAGCCGGCGGACGCCGTCCGTGCGCTCACACGACTACGAGACGCCGCCCTGAACGACGGCGACGGCCCGGCGCTGCTCCGGCTCGCCGCGCCGGGCTCGCCCGCGGAACGGGGCGACGCCGCCCTGGCGGAGGCGTTGAGGCGGCGCCACCCGCTCGATCTGGAGACCCGGACGGAGGTCGTCGCGATCGGCGGTTCGGCCGCGGCTCCACGGGTCCGAGTACTGCTCAGTCAGGAGAAGCACGAGCGGGTCGACGCGGCGGGCCGCACCTGGCAGGTGGCGGGCAGCGGGGCGAGGTGCGTCGAGCTGGAACTGTCCGCGTCGGCGGGCCGCTGGCGGGTGTGGGAGGTGGAGGCCTGCGGAATCGGCTGA